Genomic segment of Apium graveolens cultivar Ventura chromosome 7, ASM990537v1, whole genome shotgun sequence:
ttctgcaccaaaagTGATGGTTTATTCGGAAAGAaattttcgagagcttcgatttgatatatgaaACACCCGAATCGaagttcgataacaccttcatttgtgcgtttgattttcaagagcGTAACgtttaattagggttttctctgtatttcactggattttactgactgattatgattttacgaataaaatgaaaaaaataaaagggctatatatatttatggaatattggttcattttggatcgataaattaggTACTTAGCCGTTAAGTTACTACAAAAACGATCGGATTtggtacccgtattggataattatcgaaaccgggcttcttataaaacaccttatacgaaaataatgtaatattatcttgtcttttgataatacgggttttgttgctttatcgaaatgattttcgtatcgaaaatcttacgccgggccgcgcacgggtcaaaccgtaatccggatcgaaaaagtcaaaacacgggaaatgtccggaattatcagattaggttaggaaggagttttcggaagagtttcgggtcgtaaaaatgtaaaaatggttgaagttggatgattcccggctttataaaatggttttgtaattattcagaaaataattattaaattcatACATTAATATAAAAGCATATAACACtcaaaaaattaccagaaaaataccttaattatctatattttattctggacataataaaattaacatacctatacttttcatatataaatatccacatatcaacaccaatcatcagataattcaccaaaaatcatataataatcatttattgataaaaataattacacgttatatcccggatattacaatatctctatatgcattttgacttgtcgatatctctgagatctctaataagaaattgacttgtcgatatctccaatcttcacatcttcattcgacttgtcaatatctctgagttctctacatgcagaaatgacttgtcgatatctccaatcttcacatcttcatttgacttgttgatatctctgagacttctctatagaccattttggacttctcgataagtcattctggagttctcgaatgacttctctatataacTAGATATGTTACTTgttgatatcttgacttaaaacattattcataaaatagatttattcaactccaagtttctacatcttttctctgaggcatgatctttgcttgatcttcttccagagtttagTCTTAGGTTTGaaactgtttatagaaaaatacaccagtctaatcttctaacctttttacagactcaagaaatataatacataatacagatttagattatcatacaactaaatctcagggttgtcaaagtgacttagtcttgttattatacatgcatgtcttgcacaacatgcAGGCATGAAATAATTCTAAGTTATGGGAAGCTTAAAACATGATATtccattttaataaaattttgataACGGTTACATTCTGGGGTAATTCAGGATACAGACTTGAATTTCTTATTTAGGTAATAAAAATGTAATACAGCTCTGAAGTTCTTATTTAATAAAGTGATTACTTTGGGATGTGCACCTTTTGATCACTGGTAGAATTTCTATAGCCGAGCAACGTGGCATGTATTTGGAACTTCTGTGTTATTTAGATAGCTCAGCTTGTAAACTTCATCAAAATGAATAACTCAGTGAGATGGTGATCCGGTTTCCACTGGGAGCTTGGCCTCCAGCTGTAAGCTAGTTAAAAGGAGTTTCCCCGGTGCATGGTCTTAGGGTAGTTCTGTATGACCATAAGACTTTCGGGAGTTTATCTGCACAAATCTTTTTGGATTCTTCTAACCTTTTTTTGAGTCCCTGGGGGATTGTTCTATTTGTTACTTCCACTTGTCCATTTCCTTGGGGTCCGTCACTGAAGATCTTTTGTGCTTTATTCCGAGCTCTTTGAGATATGCTTCAAAATTGGAGCCTATGAATTGGGGCTTGTTATCTGAGACTAACACCACTAGGATCCCAAATCTCATCACAATGGCATCCATAAAATTGATGCAATCTTGCTGATTGACAGTTCTCATTGCTTTAGCTTATGCCCATTTCATCATATAATCAATTGCAATAAGCACGTATCGGAGATCCCCTTTAGCCCGGGGGAAAGGACCCATGATATCGATTCCCCATATGGCAAAAGGGATTGGGAAGAAAACTAAAGCTGGGATATCCAGGCTCTGCTTTGGTACGTTACTAAAGATCTGGCATTGTTTATACTTTTTCACCAACACAATAGCATCGGTGTGGATTATGGGCCAGTAATATCCCTGCCAAATTACCTTGTAGGCCAAGTAGTTTTTGGCTAGTTGGTCTCTGCAGATTCCCTTATGTACCTCCAGGAGGTAGTAATCCGTCTCATCCAGATCTACACACTTGAGGGTTGAAGCAGAGAAGGTTCTTCTGTACAGTTGGTCATCTTTGAGGAAGAAATGAGTTGCTTTGTGCTTCAAATATCTAGCCTTGTTTTTGTCCCCTGGGAGTGTTCCATGTTTCAAGTTGGCTATGAAGGGGGTCTTCCAGTTCTCCGGGCTGTTGTCGCACAAGATTTCAACTTTTTCAATGCTTAGGGCCAAGAGTTCTTCGAAATATACTGAGGAGCTCATATCTGAAGAGTTCTGTACTCGCTTGGAGAGCTCATCTGCCTTGGTGTTTTCCTCTCTTTTCATTTGGAAAATGGTTGAATTCGGGATGGTTGTGCTAGTTTATAGTCTTTGGCGATGATAACTCCAGTGTGCGGGCTGCTCCTTCTAACGTCGTGCCTGGACCCTTCTTACGGTTATGGTGTAGCTGTGGTGGGGTGTCTGCAAAATAACATCGTAGAGGGGTTTATGCCCCACGGCGCCTCCAGTTTGAGAGTAAGAACTCACTTTGGAAAGATGAAGATAGATAAGAATGCAAGGTGGCTATGTGTGTATATTTATGTGTAAGAGAGCATAACCCCTAAATCCCTTCTCATTGGGTGTATATTGGTTATTGAGGCAtttccaggaagcaatcaataaGATCTCTAACTTAGATGAGCAGGAAGCTTTGAGCATTTTTTGGAAAAACTTAGACACGTAGCATAACGAAAGGTACATTATGGAACTGATAAATAAGGAACCTCAAAGCCTGGATGCTGCTATTTCAGGGCTGTCAACTTCATCAAAGAGACGGATGTGCTCCAAGCTATGAGGATGACCCAGAATGGGGGATCCAAGAGCAAGAactctgatgaccgaccgaaagggggttaccatcaggacaaAAAATTCAAACAAAGCCAGCAAACTCACATGGTGCATAAAACTTTTATATTCTAGAGACTTGGTCCTGGAACGGAATCCAGGCATGACCCAGGACCAACCAAGCAAGCCAGGGAGCCCAGTTAGGAGCCAGATTGAAATCCACTAAATCAGAACCAAGGGGAAATCCTGAAGGAGATTAAAGATAAGCCATTCTACTATCCACCAAAACCAATGCAGACTTCCCCGGAGAGCCGACCCTACAATCGATAATGCGATTATCATGAAACACATGGCCACAAGATGGAGAATTTCCTATCTCTCAAGTACTTCATCGAGGAGAAAATTAAGAAAGGGAACCTGAGCTAATAAATATCTCGGGATACTAATCAGAATGGAGAAGGATAAAAAAAGAGCAATAATATGGTGAATGTAGTCCTGGGAGACTCCCAATCATCCCCCCATAACTCGGACCCATGGGATGAGGTCCTCTCTATTTAGTCATTCCCGAAGATGATCAGCTCTTTTAGCAACAAAGATTATGAAGGGGTTAATCCTAATCATAATAAGGCTTTGGTAGTAACTCCGGATATTTTCGACAAAGAAGTCAGGAGAATGCTGATAGACAACGACTCCTCAATTAATATTCTCTTTAATCATACTGTGGATCGTATGCAGCTGGGGAGTGTCCACTTAAATGAATGCCGGGAGGACCTACTCTATGGATTTAGAaacaacttggtcccgatccagggGACCCTGGACCTGCTTGTTCTATTTGGAACTACTCCCAACCAAGTCACCCATGTTATAAAATTCTATAAGATCAATACTCCTTCATCCTACAATGGCATAGTTGGGCGCCTGACTCTAACCAGGATGCAAGCAAAAACCTCTATATCCCACCTGAAAATCAAGTTCTGAACCCTAATTGAAGTCGGAGAAGTCAAAGGAGATTATGAAGTCGCAGAAAGATGCTATATCCAAGCCCCGGTCATGGCACAAACTCGCCAAGTTAATAAGAGGAAGGCCATAGTTCTCCGAAAACATCAAAGCCATAAAAAGCATCTCCCCTGCTCAAGGGAAGAATTGGGAAAAGAAGTTCAAGTTATTAAATCCAACCCGGATCCAAAAGCAACCAAGCAAGGATTGAAAGAACCAAAAAGTAACCAAGTCATGGTAGTGGTCGAAGCATACCCGGTTTCTGACCAGGACGATCCTACTATGCAAGCAACCAACTTTGAAACATATCAACCAAAGGAAAGCAACCAAGAAAGGGCATCGACCCACGCTCAAGTCTACATGAAAAAGAATGCTGAAGCCCGGATCCAACAGATGGTATTCACCCAGGACCAAACAAAGGTGGAGGCTGAAGTAGAAAAAAAATGATCCTGATTGATGAAAGCAATCCTTccaagaaggtgaagatagggTCCGGGCTTGAAACAGTTTTTAAGGAAGAGTTGATATCATTGCTCCGAGAGTATGCTGATGTATTTTCCTGGAGCTCAAAAGACATGCCCGGGTTGCATAAATCCATAATAATGCACATCCTGGATGTGAACCCGGACATGAAGCCGGTTAAGCAAAAGAGAAGGAATTTTTGCCCCGGAGAGGCAGAAGGTGATAGATGAAGAGGTGGAGAAATTGCTCATAGTAGATATTATATATGAAATCAAATACCCGGAGTGGCTGGCTAATATAGTTATGATGAAGAAGCCCCATGGAAAATGAAAAATGTGTGTGGACTACACCGACCAGAATGACGCATGCCCAAAGGATCCCTTCCCTATGCTAAACATAGATCAACTAATAGATGCCACCCTCGGGCACCTCATGTTAAGCTTCATGGATGCCTTCTCTGGGTACAACCAAATCAATATAATTCCAAAAGACATCCCAAAGACAACATTCATCACCCACAAAGCAGTCTATACATATATCATGCCACCCTTTGGATTGATGAATGCAGGCTTAACCTACCAGAGGGTAATGAATAAATTTTTTAAGTCCCAGCTCGGAAGAAACTTGGAATCCTATGTTGATGATATGCTCACAAAATCCACAACGGTCATATTGGGGATCTTAAATAATACTTCGATAATTTAAGGAAACATGCACTAAAGCTGAATCCAGAGAAATGCATCTTTggagtgggagcatgcaagtTTCTTGGATTCATGATAAGAAAACGGGGGATTGAAGCCAATCCTGAAAAAGTAATGGCAATCCAAGAGATGAAGGCTCTCCAAACCCAGAaggatgtgcagaagctagcaaGGTCACTAGCAGCACTTAGGAGATTTGTATCAAAGATAGATACGAGCGACACTAATTCGAGAGGAAAATGGAAAATAATAACCAGTATATTATGTAATCTAAAAACTAAAGGATGCCAAGACCAGTTACCGAAGTTTGGAAAAATTTCCCTTTGCCTTGGTTACGGCATCAAGAAAGCTCATACGTTACTTTTAAAGAAGGGAGATCTGGGTCATTACTGATCAGCCCTTGAGGAAGATAATACATAAACCAGACATCTCGGGAAGGCTTGTGAATTGGGCAGTGGAGCTAAGTCAATTCAATCTAAACTTCATTCCCAGGACTGCTATAAAGGCCCAGGCACTTGCTGATTTCATCATTGAATACAACTTTCTAGAATCTAAGCCAACACCTATGAACATTGACCCAGGAAGCAACCAAACTCTTAACCTGAGAGCCCGGACTTTGAAAGTCGACAGATCTTCAACAAATAAAATTTCAGGAGTCGGACTCATCCTGAAGAGCCCTGATGGCTTCATGATCCAAACTGCTATACCCTTTGGCTTCCCAATAACAAACAACCAAGCAGAGTATGAGGCTCTGGTCGCAGGACTGAAACTTTCAAGGACCCTCAGGGTGCAGGACCTAAATATCTACAGTGACTCCCAGATCGTAGTCAAGCAAATAAATGGAGAATACATAGAAAAAGATCATATATTGGCCTAGTACCAAGCTTTGGTACAGAGCTACCTTACCTTGATACCGAGACACCAAATCCTAAAAAATCTGTAGGGAAAAGAAATCAGAGGCTAATGCCCTATCCAAACTAGTCCAGAACTCATCAGACCTGAACTACTACATTTATTTTGAACAATTTTAAAAGCCAATTATAGACACTGATGAAGTCTTGGAGATAGAAAACACCCCGAACTGGATGACTCCATTCATCAACTACTTGGAAAAGGGACAGCTTCCAGAAGACAAAGGAAAAGCTCAAAGATTAAAGGCTAAGGCAACTAAGTTCTTTCTTGAAGAAGGACCACTCTATCGCCAGACCTTCTCCTTCCCAATCCTGAAATTTGTTGGCCCGACAGAAGCTAATTACTATTTAATGGAAGTTCAAGAGGGAATATACGAAGACCATATGTCTACAACGGCCCTGGcttacaaaattataaggcaAGGTTAGTACTGGCCCATCATTCACCAAGATGCTGTTGAGTTCTTAAAAAATGCAAACAGTTCCAACTATTCAGCAACGTGTCCCGACTCAACCCAGTCCTACCCTTCTCAGTCCTATCTCCAATCCCCTTCACTGTTTGGGGGACCTTTTCCCCCAGCCATAGGAGACATGAGGTATCTCTTAGTTTTCATCGACTACATGACTAAATGGGTAGAAGTAAAGGCAATGAGGACAATCAACCAGCAAGACTATATAAAATTGATGGACAatattttgatgaggttcgggatcccgagGGTCCTGGTAT
This window contains:
- the LOC141674087 gene encoding uncharacterized protein LOC141674087; amino-acid sequence: MKREENTKADELSKRVQNSSDMSSSVYFEELLALSIEKVEILCDNSPENWKTPFIANLKHGTLPGDKNKARYLKHKATHFFLKDDQLYRRTFSASTLKCVDLDETDYYLLEVHKGICRDQLAKNYLAYKVIWQGYYWPIIHTDAIVLVKKYKQCQIFSNVPKQSLDIPALVFFPIPFAIWGIDIMGPFPRAKGDLRYVLIAIDYMMKWA